TCCCCTGCCTCAATTGTGTTAATGAGACCCTTCGCTTTCGCTCAGAATGACATCTAAGGTTGGAGAATCTATGACCAGTTTCAAAGAGAACGGAAATCCGTTCGGCGCGCACAGGGTAATTGAACCCAAGGGTGTTTTGCCGCAACCGGCCCAAAAATTAGATAACAACATGGACTACATGTGGGATAACGAAATGCGCGTTAACGTTGAAATTCTGAACGTTGATTCGGCGAGTTTCACGCAAATAAAGGAGGCCTGTGGCGGCGATGTCGATAAGATAAAGAAGATGATCTTGGGAATAGTTGGCGAACGCGGAAAACAGCAGAACCCGGTCACCGGTTCCGGCGGCATGTTCATAGGGACCATAGACGAAGTAGGGCCAAAGCTCTCCTCTCGCGGGCTTAAAAAGGGTGACAAGATAGCGAGCCTTGTTTCGCTTTCTCTTACACCCTTAAAGATAGACGAGATCGTGGATGTTAAAAAGGATATCGACCAGGTCCATATTAAGGGCAAGGCCATACTTTTTGAGAGCGGCATCTATGCAAAGATACCATCCGATGTGCCCACACCTTTGGCATTAGCTGTCCTTGATGTTGCCGGTGCTCCAGCTCAGACCCAGCGCCTTGTGAAGGAGGGCGACACCGTTGTGATAATCGGCGCCTGTGGAAAGTCCGGTGTTCTCTGCGCCTACGAGGCGCGCAAGAAAGTGGGTAAGAGCGGTAAGATAATCGGCATCAGGCATTCAGGTAAGCATCTTGAGGACGTAACGGCCCTTGAACTTTATGACGAACTCTTTCAGATGGACGCGACCGATTCACTTAAATGCTATGATGAGATATATAAACTGACCGGCGGAAAAATGGCCGATCTTGTCATCAACTGTGTCAATATCCCCAACACCGAAATGGCGTCTATTTTAATGACACGTGATGGCGGAACGCTCTACTTCTTCAGTATGGCCACATCATTCACAAAGGCGGCGCTCGGGGCGGAAGGTGTGGGCAAGGATATCAACATGATAGTAGGCAACGGTTACGCCAGGAACCATGCAGATATCACGCTCAATATCCTGCGCGAATCTGAAAAGATAAGAAAGATGTACGAAAAGATCTATACATAAGTGCGTAAGTGTCTAAGCATGCCCTGAGCGAAGTCGAAGGGTGCGTGAGTGCGTAAGTTGTGGTGTCATTGTGAGGAACGAAAGCGACGAAGCGATCCAGTTAACACAATCTTATAATCTGGATTGCCGCGCCCCTTCGGGGCTCGCAATGACGAAAAAAAATGAAACAATATAAGTCAGTCGAATACAAGCATATCGACCTTTTCAAAAATGTTAAGGCCGGCAACTGGAACGACTGGAAGTGGCAGTTAAAGAACGCCGTCCGCGATGTCGAAACGCTCAAGAAGATCGCCACGCTCACAAAGGAAGAAGAGGACGGGCTTTATAGATGTCTTAAGAAGTTCCGCATGGCGATAACCCCTTACTATGCCGCCCTCATGGATGCAAAGTACGACCGCTGTCCGGTGAGGCTTCAGGCCATTCCCACGGCCGCGGAGCTTGAAGAAGATATCTCCGATCTCGATGATCCTTTGCATGAAGATGTCGATTCGCCTGTGCCGGGGCTCACTCATCGTTATCCCGATCGTGTCCTATTCCTCATTACGCATATTTGCTCCATGTATTGCCGTCACTGTACGCGCAGGCGTGTGGTAGGGATCACCGACCAGCATATGACTAAAGAGCTCATCGACAAGGCGGTCGAATATATCAAGGTAAATAAGATGATAAGGGATGTCCTTATTTCAGGAGGAGACCCGCTTGTCCTGGGCGACGATCAGATAGAGTATGTCTTAAATAAGGTCCGCGCTATCGAGCATGTTGAGATAATTCGTATCGGTACCCGCACACCCGTTGTCATGCCCCAGCGCATAACCGCCGACCTTGTAAAGATGCTAAGGAAGTATCAGCCTATTTACGTGAACGTACACTTTAACCACCCGAAGGAGATAACGCTCGAGGCGAAGGAGGCGTGCGAGAGGCTTTCCGATGCCGGGATACCTGTGGGGAACCAGAGCGTGTTATTAAAAGATGTGAACGACTGTCCGCCTATAATGAAGAAGCTGGTGCAGGGGCTTTTGATGATACGCGTAAAACCGTATTATATCTACCAGTGCGATCTGACAAAAGGCATCGCCCATTTCAGGACGAGCGTTGTCAAAGGGATAGAGACGATAGAGAACCTGCGCGGCCACACGACCGGCCTTGCGGTCCCTACCTTTGTGGTGGATGCCCCGGGCGGCGGCGGAAAGATACCGGTGGGGCCCAATTACCTGATATCACAGTCGGACAGACGCGCGGTACTTCGCAATTATGAAGGGGTTATCACCGCATATACCCAGCCGGAAGATGTCTTTAGCAATTGCGGGCGCTGTGATGTCTGCAAGGATAAGCGCTATAAGCCTTTAGATGGTGTGGCCAAGCTCCTTGCCGGCGAAAAACTATTCTTAGAGCCCAAAGGCCTCATTCGCACCGAGCGAAAGAAATAAAAGAACATGCAATATGAACCTGCGTTAGACCTTCAGCAGAGGATGTGTGAGATCATAAGGCGGCTTAGGCTCTCTCATATAGATTGTAACCGCGTTACCTGCATTAGAAGCAGAGGCACCAAGACCAAGAGGACCATTGCCAGATGCCACGCCCTTCCAAAGGTCATGCAGATGGCGATGGAGGTCAAGGCCTTCTATGTGATAGAGTTCCTGGAGCGTTTCGAACGCCTTTCCAAAGAGGATCAGGATATAACCATTATCCATGAGCTGATGCATATCCCCAAGACATTCGGCGGCGGCTTTCGCCACCACGACTTTGTCTGCACCAAGAACGTCAAGAAGCTCTACGACATGTTCGTAAACGACCCTGATTGATCAGCTGAAATTAATTACCCGGCTGCCATCCTACCCATTTGGGTCTCGGCGGCGGATTTTCGATAACGGATATGACCTGCCTTATCGTCTCGCGGTCCTGTGCAAGGTCCGCTTTTTTGAGGGCATCTTTTAAAAGTCCCAGATAAAGCATCTTTTCGGACGCGTCGAAACTCATTATCCCCACATAGGGGACCCCACAGGAATCTTTTCCGCAGTTGCTGTCATAGACCATCGTCATTCCCAAAAGGTTTATATCGAACTTTTTTTCGTCGTTGCCGAGGCCTTCGGGTGATATGTTCACATGGAGCGCTGTCACCCGGCCATCCTCATTCCTGCCGGAGCGGATATCAACATCGCCCCCTTCAAGCGACATGCCGATATGAGCGTGGTTGAATTTTAAGGGTCCTTCACTTACATACAAAGAAGGCTCGGCGCTATCTAGCATTGCTATTGCGCTCCTTATCTGCGTCGCCTCGCCCTCACCGTCCGTGTTATTGAGCGCGCAGTTAAGGATGTCCCTCACCCGATCGACATCTTGAGGGTGAGAAC
This region of Deltaproteobacteria bacterium CG11_big_fil_rev_8_21_14_0_20_49_13 genomic DNA includes:
- a CDS encoding L-erythro-3,5-diaminohexanoate dehydrogenase — its product is MTSFKENGNPFGAHRVIEPKGVLPQPAQKLDNNMDYMWDNEMRVNVEILNVDSASFTQIKEACGGDVDKIKKMILGIVGERGKQQNPVTGSGGMFIGTIDEVGPKLSSRGLKKGDKIASLVSLSLTPLKIDEIVDVKKDIDQVHIKGKAILFESGIYAKIPSDVPTPLALAVLDVAGAPAQTQRLVKEGDTVVIIGACGKSGVLCAYEARKKVGKSGKIIGIRHSGKHLEDVTALELYDELFQMDATDSLKCYDEIYKLTGGKMADLVINCVNIPNTEMASILMTRDGGTLYFFSMATSFTKAALGAEGVGKDINMIVGNGYARNHADITLNILRESEKIRKMYEKIYT
- the ablA gene encoding lysine 2,3-aminomutase gives rise to the protein MKQYKSVEYKHIDLFKNVKAGNWNDWKWQLKNAVRDVETLKKIATLTKEEEDGLYRCLKKFRMAITPYYAALMDAKYDRCPVRLQAIPTAAELEEDISDLDDPLHEDVDSPVPGLTHRYPDRVLFLITHICSMYCRHCTRRRVVGITDQHMTKELIDKAVEYIKVNKMIRDVLISGGDPLVLGDDQIEYVLNKVRAIEHVEIIRIGTRTPVVMPQRITADLVKMLRKYQPIYVNVHFNHPKEITLEAKEACERLSDAGIPVGNQSVLLKDVNDCPPIMKKLVQGLLMIRVKPYYIYQCDLTKGIAHFRTSVVKGIETIENLRGHTTGLAVPTFVVDAPGGGGKIPVGPNYLISQSDRRAVLRNYEGVITAYTQPEDVFSNCGRCDVCKDKRYKPLDGVAKLLAGEKLFLEPKGLIRTERKK
- a CDS encoding metallopeptidase, whose translation is MQYEPALDLQQRMCEIIRRLRLSHIDCNRVTCIRSRGTKTKRTIARCHALPKVMQMAMEVKAFYVIEFLERFERLSKEDQDITIIHELMHIPKTFGGGFRHHDFVCTKNVKKLYDMFVNDPD